One Bacillus amyloliquefaciens DSM 7 = ATCC 23350 DNA window includes the following coding sequences:
- a CDS encoding C40 family peptidase: MKKQLVTATTAVVLGTTLFAGAASAQTIKVKKGDTLWGLSNQYGTSINSIKSENKLKSDIIYIGQTLSINGKSSSGSSSGSNSSSSTYKVVKGDSLWKIANKYKMSVNQLKSLNGLKTDLIRIGQVLKVKGSTSGSNSGTSTGSSSNQSSSNHNAAQTSLNVNKLVSDAQSLIGTPYVWGGTTTSGFDCSGFIWYLLNKQTSVGRTSTAGYWSSMKSVSSPSKGDFVFFTTYQAGPSHMGVYIGNNKFIHAGSDGVTTSDLNNSYWKPRYLGAKRF, encoded by the coding sequence ATGAAAAAGCAACTTGTTACAGCAACAACGGCAGTGGTTTTAGGGACGACTTTGTTTGCGGGTGCGGCATCTGCGCAAACGATTAAGGTAAAAAAAGGCGATACATTATGGGGACTTTCAAATCAATACGGAACGTCAATTAATTCCATTAAATCTGAGAACAAATTAAAATCGGATATCATTTACATCGGACAGACGCTGTCAATCAACGGTAAATCATCTTCAGGTTCAAGCTCTGGCAGCAATTCATCATCGTCTACATATAAAGTCGTAAAGGGCGACAGCCTTTGGAAAATTGCGAATAAATATAAAATGTCTGTAAACCAATTGAAAAGTTTAAACGGTTTAAAAACAGACCTGATCCGCATCGGACAAGTTCTTAAAGTAAAAGGATCAACTTCCGGTTCAAACTCCGGAACGTCAACGGGATCTTCATCAAATCAGTCTTCATCTAACCATAACGCTGCACAGACGAGCCTGAATGTAAACAAGCTTGTTTCTGATGCGCAATCTTTAATCGGCACGCCGTATGTATGGGGCGGAACAACGACTTCCGGCTTTGACTGCAGCGGATTTATCTGGTACCTGCTGAACAAACAGACGAGTGTCGGAAGAACAAGCACTGCGGGATACTGGAGCTCAATGAAGAGCGTGTCCAGCCCGTCGAAAGGGGACTTCGTCTTCTTTACAACATATCAGGCCGGCCCTTCACACATGGGTGTGTACATCGGAAACAACAAGTTCATTCATGC
- a CDS encoding alkaline phosphatase — protein sequence MSLFKQVRSKLLPAAAVSVLTAGLIAGAGLQHSDQAAAKKQPEKNEIRNVIFMIGDGMGAPYMNAYRSVINKGKPSDGMKLTAFDPNLTGMMMTYPDDPDSNITDSAAAGTAMATGVKTYNAAIGVDKKGKRVKSVLEEAKQRGKSTGLVATSEIAHATPAAFGAHNKSRKNMDEIASSYFDDRINGQQKVDVLLGGGKSNFIRKDRNITKDFKKAGYSYVTSKQELKKDRNKKVLGLFADGGLDKAIDRSNAVPSLEDMTTAAIDRLNSNKKGFFLMVEGSQIDWAGHDNDIVGAMSEMKDFEKAYKAAIAFAKKDKHTLVIATADHTTGGLTIGANNDKNWHVEPVLAAKKTPAFMADQIKAGKSVSSVLARYTDLKWSKDEIKQIETAAKQDADKGAYKAIIKLFNAKTNSGWTTGDHTGEEVPVYAYGPGKESFAGLLNNTDQAKKIFHILKSGK from the coding sequence ATGAGTTTATTTAAACAGGTTCGATCAAAACTTCTGCCGGCGGCAGCCGTATCCGTGCTGACAGCCGGTCTGATTGCGGGTGCGGGGCTTCAGCACTCTGATCAGGCTGCGGCAAAAAAACAGCCTGAGAAAAACGAGATCAGAAACGTCATCTTCATGATCGGAGACGGAATGGGCGCGCCATACATGAACGCCTACCGTTCGGTCATTAACAAAGGAAAGCCTTCTGACGGCATGAAACTGACGGCATTTGACCCCAATCTTACCGGCATGATGATGACTTATCCTGACGATCCTGATTCCAATATCACCGATTCCGCGGCGGCCGGCACGGCAATGGCCACCGGCGTGAAAACGTATAACGCGGCGATCGGGGTCGATAAAAAAGGAAAGCGGGTAAAATCCGTCCTTGAAGAAGCGAAACAAAGAGGCAAATCAACTGGACTTGTCGCGACTTCAGAGATTGCCCACGCAACCCCTGCGGCATTCGGAGCCCATAACAAATCCAGAAAAAATATGGATGAAATCGCGAGCAGCTACTTTGATGACCGCATCAACGGACAACAGAAAGTGGATGTGCTCCTCGGAGGCGGCAAATCAAACTTTATCCGTAAAGACCGGAATATAACGAAGGATTTCAAAAAAGCGGGATACAGCTATGTTACATCAAAACAGGAGCTTAAAAAGGACCGCAATAAAAAGGTTCTCGGCCTGTTTGCCGATGGCGGACTCGACAAAGCGATCGACCGTTCAAACGCCGTCCCTTCATTAGAAGACATGACAACGGCAGCAATCGACAGACTGAACTCGAATAAAAAAGGGTTTTTCTTAATGGTCGAAGGCAGCCAAATTGACTGGGCCGGACATGACAACGATATAGTCGGCGCAATGAGCGAAATGAAGGATTTTGAAAAAGCGTATAAAGCAGCGATCGCATTTGCCAAAAAGGACAAACATACGCTTGTCATCGCTACGGCTGATCACACGACCGGCGGATTGACAATCGGAGCGAACAACGATAAAAACTGGCATGTTGAACCGGTTCTTGCAGCGAAAAAAACGCCGGCATTTATGGCTGACCAAATCAAAGCTGGCAAATCCGTATCTTCCGTGCTTGCGCGTTATACCGACCTGAAATGGTCAAAAGATGAAATCAAACAGATCGAAACGGCTGCAAAGCAGGATGCTGACAAGGGCGCCTACAAAGCGATCATTAAGCTCTTTAATGCAAAAACCAACAGCGGCTGGACAACCGGCGATCATACGGGCGAAGAAGTTCCCGTTTACGCATACGGTCCAGGAAAAGAATCATTTGCGGGGCTTTTAAACAACACGGATCAGGCCAAAAAGATCTTTCACATCTTAAAAAGCGGCAAATAA